Proteins from a genomic interval of Rhizoctonia solani chromosome 12, complete sequence:
- a CDS encoding Transposon Tf2-7 polyprotein: MSWLKLHNPTIDWPNKRITFNSHYCNNTCLSVSNSILGNVGGTSNHLEGIPEDLGGVEVIEPLEGIPRETGGTVDSPLESIPVTELPPHRPFDLGIELIDPDKPVKAMVYPLKASDDEELRKLLKEQLDKGLICPSKSKYGSPVHFVNKKNGKRRMVVDYRSLNANTVKNAYPLPLIQSLIEKLRGAKYFSTIDLKSGYNLVRIRKVMNDEWKTAFKTKYGLFEYLVMPFGLCNAPAAFQHFMNDI; encoded by the exons atgtcctggctcaagttacacaaccctactatagactggcctaataagcgtaTCACTTTTAATTCTCATTATTGTAACAACACTTgtctttctgtttctaattctatcctgggaaatgttggtgggacttctaaccaccttgaaggcataccagaagacttaggaggtgtcgaggtaattgaacctcttgaaggcatccctagggaaactggaggtactgtggattctccacttgaaagtatccca gtgacggaactgccgccgcaccgtccttttgatttagggatTGAGTTAATtgatcctgataaacctgttaaggctatggtataccccttgaaggcatctgatgatgaggaacttagaaaactccttaaagaacaattggacaaaggattgatttgtccatccaaatccaaatatggttccccagttcactttgtcaacaagaaaaatgggaaaaggcgtatggttgtggattatagatccctaaatgcaaatacagtcaagaatgcgtaccctctacctctaatacagtctctcattgagaaactaaggggcgcaaaatacttttccaccattgacctgaaatctggatacaacttggtccggataaggaaggtgatgaatgatgaatggaagactgcgtttaaaaccaaatatggcctgtttgaatacctagtcatgccctttgggttatgcaatgctcctgctgcgtttcagcacttcatgaatgatatttag
- a CDS encoding Transposon Tf2-1 polyprotein translates to MASPAGRNSIPVKILTDHKNLEYFQTQKGSEPRQLRWMGFLADYNYRIVYRPGAQNRKADILSRREDHKSAVKGGDALHDDKAVHKILKSLEEDIPVKGWKIDNGLLYYHDQIYVPNEPEIRKAVLESRHDNPSTGHPGQFRTLDLLSRDYYWSGMKQSVTKYVQACDSCIRSKHSNRAPEGLLQNIDLPNKPWEEITYDLIVGLPTSEGYNAILTVVDRLSKMVHFIPTHSDATAVDVANLFVSFVWKLHGLPRKTISDQGPQFNAKFLRQVYKRLGIEPHFSTAYRPQVDGQSERLNQFVEIYLRHYINYRQTDWVASLPLAEFSYNNGKHSGSKHSPFYMCYGYNPDFTVGNTKESHVPQADDLADFLKEIQAEAKAALEMAARQNAQL, encoded by the exons atggcgtcacctgctggaaggaacagtatccctgtcaaaatactgacagaccataaaaatctggagtacttccagacacaaaagggatctgaaccaaGGCAGTTAAgatggatgggatttttggcagattacaactataggattgtgtataggccgggcgcacagaatagaaaagcagatattctctctcgccgtgaagaccacaagtctgcggttaaagggggg GACgctctgcatgatgataaagctgtacacaaaatccttaaatccttggaagaggatatACCTGTTAAAGGATGGAAGATTGATAATGGCCTACTTTACTATCATGATCAGATCTATGTCCCcaatgagccagaaatcaggaaagctgtcttagaaagcaggcatgataacccttccactgggcacccaggacagttcagaaccttagacctcctttcaagggattactattggtcagggatgaaacagtctgtaacaaaatatgtccaagcatgcgactcatgcatacgtagtAAACATTCCAACCgggctcctgaaggtctccttcaaaacatagatttacccaataagccctgggaggaaataacgtatgacttgattgtaggactccccacctcagaaggatacaatgcaatattaacagtagtggaccgcttatccaaaatggttcatttcataccaacgcactctgatgcAACTGCGgttgatgttgcaaacctctttgtatcctttgtgtggaagttacatgggttacccaggaaaaccatCTCGGACCAAGGCCCCCAATTTAATGCAAAGTTCCTAAGACAAGTCTATAAGCGGCtggggatagaaccacatttctccactgcatacagaccccaagttgatggacaaagtgaacgcttaaaccagtttgtggaaatCTACCTACGCCACTATATCAACTATAGGcaaacagactgggttgcGTCATTACCACTTGCGGAATTTTcatacaataatgggaaACACTCAGGTTCCAAACATTCACCCTTTTACATGTGCTATGGCTACAACCCAGACTTTACAGTTGGGaacaccaagga